A stretch of the Haloplanus aerogenes genome encodes the following:
- a CDS encoding inorganic phosphate transporter, whose translation MAGVLFWALVVLATLTSFGTAWALGANSNSPPFAPAIGANAISTMRAAFLIGILAALGALTQGGSISETVGSGLVGGVQITSLAATAGLLTATGFMALGVYTGYPIPAAFATTGAMVGVGLSLGGDPVVDTYRRIATFWALVPPVSGGLAYLTATILRRDDIPETVGVPILAAVVGGIVANVQLAIIPSPPDATQSSVAGFVARRVGAPTVGTVDPVVVLVTIVAAAVSFQFIRRRTQESVDDGIRTFLVVLGSVVAFSSGGSQVGLATGPLENLYGTELGLPGIVLLALGATGILAGAWMGAPRLLQATSREYAQLGIRRSIAALVPGFIIAQLAIALGIPISFNNIIISGVIGGGLAGGSAGVSRRKIGVTLVFWVITLVSSIAVGFGLYRVFAAVLG comes from the coding sequence GTGGCCGGAGTCCTGTTCTGGGCGCTCGTCGTGCTGGCGACGCTCACCAGTTTCGGCACGGCGTGGGCGCTCGGTGCCAACAGCAACTCGCCACCCTTCGCGCCGGCGATCGGTGCCAACGCCATCTCGACGATGCGGGCCGCCTTCCTCATCGGTATCCTCGCCGCGCTCGGTGCCCTGACACAGGGTGGGTCCATCTCCGAGACGGTCGGCTCCGGCCTCGTCGGCGGCGTCCAGATCACGTCGCTGGCGGCGACGGCCGGCCTCCTGACCGCCACCGGCTTCATGGCTCTCGGCGTCTACACCGGCTACCCCATCCCCGCCGCTTTCGCGACGACGGGCGCGATGGTCGGCGTCGGCCTCTCGCTCGGCGGCGATCCGGTGGTCGACACCTACCGCCGCATCGCCACCTTCTGGGCGCTCGTCCCGCCAGTCTCGGGCGGGCTGGCCTACCTCACCGCGACGATCCTCCGCCGCGACGACATCCCCGAGACCGTCGGCGTCCCGATACTGGCGGCCGTCGTCGGCGGCATCGTCGCCAACGTGCAACTGGCGATCATCCCCTCGCCACCCGACGCCACGCAGAGTTCCGTCGCTGGCTTCGTCGCTCGACGGGTCGGTGCGCCGACCGTCGGCACGGTCGATCCCGTGGTCGTCCTCGTGACCATCGTCGCCGCGGCGGTGAGTTTCCAGTTCATCCGCCGGCGGACGCAGGAATCGGTCGACGACGGCATCCGAACCTTCCTCGTCGTCCTCGGGAGCGTCGTCGCCTTCTCCAGCGGCGGCAGTCAGGTTGGCCTCGCCACTGGCCCCCTCGAAAACCTCTACGGCACCGAACTCGGCCTGCCGGGCATCGTCCTCCTGGCCCTCGGCGCGACCGGCATCCTCGCTGGCGCGTGGATGGGTGCGCCGCGACTCCTGCAAGCGACCTCCCGCGAGTACGCCCAACTGGGGATCAGACGCTCCATCGCCGCGCTCGTCCCCGGCTTCATCATCGCGCAACTCGCCATCGCGCTCGGCATCCCCATCTCCTTCAACAACATCATCATCTCCGGCGTCATCGGCGGCGGCCTCGCCGGTGGCTCCGCGGGCGTCTCCCGCCGGAAAATCGGGGTGACGCTCGTCTTCTGGGTCATCACGCTCGTCAGTTCCATCGCCGTCGGCTTCGGCCTCTACCGGGTCTTCGCAGCCGTCCTCGGCTAA
- a CDS encoding PAS domain S-box protein, whose amino-acid sequence MGETVESGRVLHVDDDDEFAALTAEYLERTGEHLDVETAASASDALDRLDDDTFDCIVSDYEMPVMDGLELLEAVRENDSDLPFILFTGTGSEQVASDAIARGVTDYLRKRPGTEAFELLANRIENAIEQYRATRRAERFDRLCRLVREINRVLVRAETRAEIERRVCEVISNIGPYHFAWIGVHDADTGTVEPRATAGIEAQYLDDVEITADESATGQGPTGQAIRTRAPVVVENISDDADYDPWRDDALDRGYRASAAIPLIDEDRLYGVLNVYANRTGTFDDRERDVLAELGTDIAHAIGRVDRLVREKRYERIVENLPMGVYRVAADGDIVDANAALADIYGADSADALRDHTAREFYLDEADRTVLRERLESDGLVQDVELQQRTLDGNRIWVSITAIRTETDDGMYFDGILQDITARKRRERQRRQFQSAVEHAGHVVLITDTDGTITYVNDAFEEVTGYAASEAIGRRPSMLQSGQHGDPFYRNLWETISSGEVWEGEIVNQRKDGEQYIIDQTIAPITDDEGEITGFVAINRNVTERKERELNLAFLKQAIDQAGIGIGTYAADGYATYVNERLAELFGTDRDDLRTRHMADLDPDLDRGRFSRYWASFDAGERRIYDTRIERVDSGEVIPAEIVTSRVEIDGEPYQVNTVRDATNRKRQKRELERYRSAVEHAGHSVLITDTDGIIEYVNDAFEAMSGYSAAEAIGRTPAMLRSGEHDDAFYRNLWETILAGDVWQGEVINERKDGTRYVVDQTIAPITDEGSITGFVAINRDVSALKEYERELEAQNDRLKQYGQTVAHDLRNPLALLDAELKQFEARLDPEDETVGTESVRRFCTDIGTTVDRMQALIDDLLAMAEHGQRVLAAEPTSIEAVATDAWEQIDAPAATLSVEDIEIDADPDRLRELLANLFRNSVEHGSTGSRTEAGDAVEHAGDDVHVRVQPLDFTAGFAVEDDGPGIPEDEREDVFEHGFTTAEEGTGFGLAIVEQIAEAHGWSVSVTDGRDGGARFEFRVDENV is encoded by the coding sequence ATGGGCGAGACGGTTGAGTCGGGACGCGTCCTCCACGTCGACGACGACGACGAGTTTGCAGCGCTGACGGCGGAGTATCTCGAACGGACAGGCGAACACCTCGACGTGGAAACGGCGGCGAGTGCGAGCGACGCGCTCGACCGCCTCGACGACGACACGTTCGACTGTATCGTCTCCGATTACGAGATGCCCGTGATGGATGGTCTCGAGTTGCTAGAGGCCGTCCGCGAGAACGATTCTGATCTCCCGTTCATCCTCTTTACCGGCACGGGAAGCGAGCAAGTCGCGAGCGACGCCATCGCCCGCGGCGTGACCGACTACCTCCGGAAGCGCCCGGGAACGGAGGCGTTCGAACTGCTCGCCAACCGGATCGAAAACGCCATCGAGCAGTACCGCGCGACCCGACGCGCGGAGCGGTTCGACCGCCTCTGTCGGCTGGTCAGGGAGATCAATCGGGTACTGGTCCGCGCCGAGACGCGGGCGGAGATCGAACGCCGCGTCTGCGAGGTCATCAGCAATATCGGCCCCTACCACTTCGCCTGGATCGGCGTCCACGATGCCGACACGGGAACCGTCGAACCGCGCGCGACGGCCGGCATCGAGGCGCAGTATCTGGACGATGTCGAGATCACGGCCGACGAGAGCGCGACCGGACAGGGGCCGACCGGGCAGGCGATACGGACCCGCGCCCCCGTCGTCGTCGAGAACATCTCGGACGACGCGGACTACGATCCGTGGCGCGACGACGCGCTCGACCGGGGGTATCGCGCCAGTGCCGCCATCCCGCTGATCGACGAGGACCGACTGTACGGCGTCCTGAACGTCTACGCGAACCGAACGGGTACCTTCGACGACCGGGAGCGGGACGTGCTGGCAGAACTCGGTACCGACATCGCCCACGCCATCGGCCGCGTCGATCGTCTCGTCCGCGAGAAGCGCTACGAACGCATCGTCGAGAACCTCCCCATGGGCGTGTATCGGGTCGCCGCCGACGGCGACATCGTCGACGCCAACGCCGCTCTCGCCGACATCTACGGCGCCGACTCCGCCGACGCCCTGCGCGATCACACGGCCCGCGAGTTCTACCTCGACGAGGCCGATCGAACTGTGCTTCGCGAGCGACTGGAGTCCGACGGCCTCGTCCAGGACGTGGAACTTCAACAGCGGACGCTCGATGGCAATCGGATCTGGGTGTCGATCACTGCGATCCGCACGGAGACGGACGACGGCATGTACTTCGACGGCATCCTTCAGGATATCACCGCCCGGAAACGGCGCGAGCGACAGCGCCGGCAGTTCCAGAGTGCGGTCGAACACGCCGGCCACGTCGTGTTGATCACCGACACGGACGGCACGATCACCTACGTCAACGACGCCTTCGAGGAGGTCACTGGCTACGCGGCGAGCGAGGCGATCGGCCGGCGGCCGTCGATGCTCCAGTCCGGACAGCACGGTGATCCGTTCTATCGCAACCTGTGGGAGACGATTTCGTCCGGCGAGGTCTGGGAAGGAGAGATCGTCAACCAACGCAAGGACGGTGAGCAGTACATCATCGATCAGACCATCGCGCCGATCACCGACGACGAGGGTGAGATCACGGGCTTCGTCGCGATCAATCGAAACGTCACGGAGCGCAAGGAGCGCGAACTGAACCTCGCCTTCCTCAAGCAGGCGATCGATCAGGCTGGTATCGGCATCGGCACCTACGCCGCCGACGGCTACGCCACGTACGTCAACGAACGTCTCGCGGAACTGTTCGGCACCGACCGCGACGACCTCCGAACACGGCACATGGCCGACCTCGATCCAGACCTCGACCGCGGACGCTTCTCGAGGTACTGGGCGTCGTTCGACGCCGGCGAGCGCCGGATCTACGATACGCGCATCGAACGCGTCGACTCCGGCGAGGTGATACCCGCGGAAATCGTCACTTCGCGCGTCGAGATCGACGGCGAGCCCTATCAGGTGAACACCGTCCGCGACGCGACCAACCGCAAGCGTCAGAAACGGGAACTCGAACGGTACCGGAGCGCGGTCGAACACGCCGGCCACAGCGTCCTCATCACCGACACCGACGGCATAATCGAGTATGTCAACGACGCCTTCGAAGCGATGAGCGGCTACTCCGCTGCCGAGGCGATCGGCCGGACACCGGCGATGCTCCGCTCCGGCGAACACGACGACGCGTTCTACCGCAACCTGTGGGAGACGATTCTCGCCGGCGACGTCTGGCAGGGCGAAGTGATCAACGAGCGCAAGGACGGCACGCGGTACGTCGTCGATCAGACCATCGCACCGATCACCGACGAGGGGTCGATCACGGGCTTCGTCGCGATCAATCGCGACGTGAGCGCGCTCAAAGAGTACGAACGGGAGCTAGAGGCCCAGAACGACCGACTCAAGCAGTACGGGCAGACGGTTGCCCACGACCTGCGGAACCCGCTTGCCCTCCTCGACGCCGAACTCAAGCAGTTCGAGGCGCGTCTCGATCCCGAAGACGAGACGGTCGGCACCGAGTCAGTCCGTCGATTCTGTACCGACATCGGCACGACCGTCGACCGGATGCAGGCGTTGATCGACGATTTGCTGGCGATGGCCGAACACGGACAGCGCGTGCTCGCGGCCGAACCGACCTCGATCGAAGCGGTCGCAACCGACGCGTGGGAACAGATCGACGCGCCGGCCGCGACGCTCAGCGTCGAGGACATCGAGATCGACGCCGATCCCGACCGCCTGCGGGAGTTGCTCGCCAACCTGTTTCGCAACAGCGTGGAGCACGGCTCCACGGGCAGCCGGACAGAGGCCGGCGATGCAGTCGAACACGCTGGCGACGACGTCCACGTTCGGGTACAGCCGCTCGATTTCACGGCAGGCTTCGCCGTCGAGGACGACGGTCCCGGAATTCCGGAAGACGAACGCGAGGACGTGTTCGAACACGGCTTCACGACCGCCGAGGAAGGGACCGGCTTCGGCCTCGCCATCGTCGAACAGATCGCCGAGGCACACGGCTGGTCCGTGTCGGTGACGGACGGCCGTGACGGCGGGGCACGGTTCGAGTTCCGGGTGGACGAGAACGTGTGA
- a CDS encoding universal stress protein, translated as MPPSHVLVPLDGSPLADEALAEALALFDCHITVLNVVTPLDSGMSEGGVLDAGEDRRESAHDRAERLVDRARTRAADADRTVDTAVRTGDPADTILEYVDDHAIDRIVMGGHGGERNAVARRLLGTVATTVVGEAPVTVTVVR; from the coding sequence ATGCCCCCATCTCACGTCCTCGTCCCCCTCGACGGCTCCCCGCTCGCGGACGAGGCGCTCGCGGAGGCGCTCGCCCTCTTCGACTGCCACATTACGGTTCTGAACGTCGTGACTCCGCTCGATTCGGGGATGAGCGAGGGCGGCGTCCTCGATGCCGGCGAGGACCGCCGCGAGAGTGCCCACGACCGGGCTGAACGGCTCGTCGATCGAGCGCGCACGCGGGCCGCCGACGCCGACCGCACGGTCGACACCGCCGTCCGAACGGGCGATCCGGCCGACACGATCCTCGAATACGTCGACGACCACGCGATCGACCGGATCGTGATGGGCGGCCACGGTGGCGAGCGCAACGCCGTCGCGCGGCGGTTGCTCGGGACGGTGGCGACGACAGTGGTCGGCGAGGCGCCCGTGACGGTGACGGTCGTCCGTTGA
- a CDS encoding choice-of-anchor L domain-containing protein gives MQDDFNISRRKTLAALGTIGAASAGAGLGTSAYFSDQESFENNALVAGELDLKVSWDEHYSDWMGEETDYARMPEDGETPDLSLPAADPNGRPIELVFSDRTAFMDATRQEQFPEGGLGSEEDPCEALADVGDDDMEAPVITVDDVKPGDFGEVTFDFTACDNPALLWMNGRLVDEAENGLTEPEADDPDEGDTAGGGDDTGGGTGSITSNGPFTVTPDVSAMDLASTLVSPDGNVNITNATYTGAPNANGTFTGGTDPFGIGNGIILSSGSAANLEESAGGADNNLDGISAENGQPGDADLTELAGAGDVSNDAAVLELTFEVPEGEDQIFFNFVFGSDEYNEYAPGGDFDVFGDVFGFFVNPGSGTAEETNVALINGEPVSVESINQITNQALFNNNDPSDTDTPFATEADGFTDVLQVQADVNPGEENTLKLAIADENDQQLDSWVLIGGETLSTEPPTENESELVDKLRARAWYDEDIAGDNVHQDGEEVFLEGSLRDVLDALSTGNGVPLAGNEPAADGGGTGRNCYSEAPDVHYVAFQWWLPIDHGNEVQSDSATFDLGFYTEQCRHNDGSGMNNEGVDPDEVDP, from the coding sequence ATGCAAGACGACTTCAACATCTCGCGGCGCAAGACGCTGGCCGCGCTCGGCACCATCGGCGCGGCGTCGGCCGGCGCCGGCCTCGGAACGAGCGCGTACTTCAGCGATCAGGAATCGTTCGAGAATAACGCCCTCGTCGCCGGCGAACTCGACCTCAAGGTGAGCTGGGACGAGCACTATTCGGACTGGATGGGCGAGGAGACGGACTACGCCAGAATGCCCGAGGACGGCGAGACGCCCGACCTCTCGCTGCCGGCGGCCGATCCGAACGGGCGCCCCATCGAACTCGTCTTCTCGGACCGCACGGCGTTCATGGACGCCACCCGACAGGAGCAGTTCCCCGAAGGTGGGCTGGGGTCCGAAGAGGACCCCTGTGAGGCCCTCGCCGACGTCGGCGACGACGACATGGAAGCGCCAGTCATCACCGTCGACGACGTGAAACCCGGCGACTTCGGCGAGGTCACCTTCGACTTCACCGCCTGTGACAACCCCGCCCTCCTCTGGATGAACGGCCGCCTCGTCGACGAGGCAGAGAACGGCCTCACCGAACCCGAAGCCGACGACCCCGACGAGGGCGACACCGCGGGCGGGGGCGACGATACCGGTGGCGGCACCGGGAGCATCACCAGCAACGGGCCGTTCACCGTCACGCCAGACGTTTCGGCGATGGATCTCGCGAGCACGCTCGTCTCTCCCGACGGCAACGTCAATATCACGAACGCCACGTACACCGGTGCCCCGAACGCGAACGGGACGTTCACCGGCGGGACGGACCCGTTCGGTATCGGCAACGGGATCATCCTGAGTTCCGGTTCGGCGGCGAACCTCGAAGAGTCAGCGGGCGGCGCCGACAACAATCTCGACGGAATCAGTGCGGAGAACGGCCAACCCGGCGACGCCGACCTCACGGAACTCGCGGGGGCCGGCGACGTGTCGAATGACGCGGCGGTGCTCGAACTGACCTTCGAAGTGCCCGAAGGAGAGGATCAGATCTTCTTCAACTTCGTCTTTGGGTCGGACGAGTACAACGAGTACGCACCGGGTGGCGACTTCGACGTCTTCGGCGACGTCTTCGGCTTCTTCGTCAACCCTGGAAGCGGGACGGCCGAAGAGACGAACGTCGCCCTGATCAACGGCGAACCCGTCTCCGTCGAGAGCATCAATCAGATAACGAACCAAGCGCTGTTCAACAACAACGACCCGTCGGACACGGATACGCCGTTCGCGACGGAGGCAGACGGCTTCACGGACGTGCTACAGGTTCAAGCCGACGTCAACCCCGGCGAGGAGAACACGCTCAAACTGGCGATCGCCGACGAGAACGACCAGCAACTCGATTCGTGGGTGCTCATCGGTGGTGAGACCCTCTCGACCGAACCCCCAACCGAGAACGAGAGCGAACTCGTCGACAAACTCCGCGCCCGCGCGTGGTACGACGAAGACATCGCTGGCGACAACGTCCACCAGGACGGCGAGGAAGTGTTCCTCGAAGGCTCGCTCCGCGACGTGTTGGATGCCCTCTCGACGGGGAACGGTGTGCCACTCGCCGGCAACGAACCGGCCGCGGACGGCGGCGGCACGGGCCGGAACTGCTACAGCGAAGCGCCGGACGTCCACTACGTCGCCTTCCAGTGGTGGCTCCCAATCGATCACGGCAACGAAGTGCAGAGTGACTCTGCGACCTTCGACCTCGGCTTCTACACCGAGCAGTGCCGCCACAACGACGGGTCCGGGATGAACAACGAGGGCGTCGACCCGGACGAAGTCGATCCCTGA